In one window of Leifsonia sp. NPDC080035 DNA:
- a CDS encoding NtaA/DmoA family FMN-dependent monooxygenase (This protein belongs to a clade of FMN-dependent monooxygenases, within a broader family of flavin-dependent oxidoreductases, the luciferase-like monooxygenase (LMM) family, some of whose members use coenzyme F420 rather than FMN.), protein MALLHFGWFLGAGFGVQGWGDPTYGIGYDWRQPPVYQDAARAFEGAGFDLFIIEDGVAVPDTYGGTAEVNLAAARFVPKHDPLPLVPYLLGATSRLGVVPTLSASFYEPFSAARLLSTLQHFAGGRLGFNVVTSGSDLAAQNYGLDKQVEHDLRYDRADEWVEVVRKLWRSWEPDAIVEDAANGVYADFRKVHTIDHEGRFFRVRGPLNTAPAAEEPVMVQAGASGRGRDFAGKNSDVVLALASTPERMREYRDGIRSVAAEHGRDPDAIRVLFVVQPILTANAEETASVRAARAELTQAAIDEQLQSISYLSGVDFKTFDLDAPLPEVSTNSNRGTLENFVRSAPEGSTLREILQTRAKKDGLAIVGTADEVADHLAELGEAVGGDGFLFTGQVHPANVHRTLDPLVPALRRRGVLREELGDGGLRQNLLDF, encoded by the coding sequence ATGGCACTTCTGCACTTCGGCTGGTTCCTCGGCGCGGGCTTCGGCGTCCAGGGCTGGGGCGATCCCACGTACGGCATCGGCTACGACTGGCGGCAGCCTCCCGTGTATCAGGACGCGGCGCGCGCGTTCGAGGGCGCCGGCTTCGACCTGTTCATCATCGAGGACGGCGTCGCCGTCCCCGACACTTACGGCGGGACGGCCGAGGTGAACCTCGCGGCCGCCCGCTTCGTCCCCAAGCACGACCCGCTGCCCCTGGTTCCGTACCTGCTCGGCGCCACGAGCCGCCTCGGCGTCGTGCCGACCCTGAGCGCGAGCTTCTACGAGCCGTTCTCCGCGGCCCGGCTGTTGAGCACGCTGCAGCACTTCGCGGGCGGCCGGCTCGGTTTCAATGTGGTGACCAGCGGCTCCGATCTGGCGGCGCAGAACTACGGTCTCGACAAGCAGGTCGAGCACGACCTGCGCTACGACCGGGCTGACGAGTGGGTCGAGGTCGTCCGCAAGCTCTGGCGCAGCTGGGAGCCGGACGCCATCGTCGAGGACGCCGCGAACGGCGTCTACGCCGACTTCCGCAAGGTACACACGATCGACCACGAGGGCCGGTTCTTCCGCGTGCGCGGGCCGCTGAACACCGCCCCGGCGGCGGAGGAGCCGGTGATGGTGCAGGCGGGCGCCTCCGGCCGCGGCCGAGACTTCGCCGGCAAGAACTCCGACGTGGTGCTCGCCCTCGCCTCGACCCCGGAGCGGATGCGCGAGTACCGGGACGGCATCCGCTCGGTGGCGGCCGAGCACGGCCGTGACCCGGACGCGATCCGGGTGCTGTTCGTCGTCCAGCCGATCCTCACCGCCAACGCCGAGGAGACGGCGAGCGTCCGTGCCGCCCGGGCGGAGCTGACGCAGGCCGCGATCGACGAGCAGCTGCAGTCCATCTCCTACCTCTCGGGCGTCGACTTCAAGACGTTCGATCTGGACGCGCCGCTCCCGGAGGTCTCGACGAACAGCAATCGCGGCACGCTGGAGAACTTCGTGCGCTCGGCCCCGGAGGGCTCGACGCTGCGCGAGATCCTGCAGACCAGGGCGAAGAAGGACGGCCTGGCGATCGTCGGCACCGCCGACGAGGTGGCCGACCACCTCGCCGAGCTGGGCGAGGCCGTGGGCGGCGACGGCTTCCTGTTCACCGGGCAGGTGCATCCCGCGAACGTGCACCGGACGCTCGACCCGCTGGTCCCGGCGCTCCGCCGGCGCGGGGTGCTGCGCGAGGAGCTGGGCGACGGCGGACTGCGGCAGAACCTGCTGGACTTCTGA
- a CDS encoding cysteine synthase family protein, translated as MTTLHLRAADAPGNLPLGEVCDSAAALIGNTPVVELHALPAGLESRVLVKLEGRNPGGSSKDRIALNMIRTAEAAGALAPGATIVEATSGNTGIGLALIGRLTGHPVVIVHSSDISDEKRKVLAAYGARLVEADWEAGPDDPANPRAVADRIAAETPGAWRPAQFANAANPEAHYRGTGPELWRQTGGRITHFVASIGTGGTVSGTGRYLKEVSDGRVRVVGANPVGSTYGGGQAGRILVDGVGTAWPRDFWPDTFDPAVVDEVHTIEDGVVYRTLRRLAAEEALLLGPSSALAVATALRLAREAAPDSVIAAIAPDGGINYLTKAFDDAWLTAAGVGAD; from the coding sequence ATGACCACGCTCCACCTCCGCGCCGCCGACGCCCCCGGGAATCTGCCCCTGGGCGAGGTCTGCGATTCCGCCGCGGCGCTGATCGGCAACACACCCGTGGTCGAGCTGCACGCGCTGCCCGCGGGTCTCGAGTCGCGCGTGCTCGTGAAGCTCGAGGGCCGCAACCCCGGCGGCTCGTCGAAGGACCGCATCGCGCTGAACATGATCCGCACGGCGGAGGCAGCCGGCGCGCTGGCACCCGGGGCGACGATCGTCGAGGCGACCAGCGGCAACACCGGGATCGGCCTGGCCCTGATCGGCAGGCTCACCGGGCATCCCGTCGTGATCGTGCACAGCTCCGACATCTCGGACGAGAAGCGCAAGGTGCTCGCCGCCTACGGCGCACGGCTGGTCGAGGCCGACTGGGAGGCGGGGCCGGACGACCCGGCGAACCCGCGGGCCGTCGCCGACCGCATCGCGGCCGAGACCCCGGGCGCCTGGCGGCCCGCCCAGTTCGCGAACGCCGCGAACCCGGAGGCGCACTACCGCGGCACCGGGCCGGAGCTGTGGCGGCAGACCGGCGGTCGGATCACCCACTTCGTGGCGTCCATCGGCACCGGTGGGACCGTCAGCGGCACCGGCCGGTACCTCAAGGAGGTCAGCGACGGCCGCGTGCGCGTCGTCGGCGCCAACCCGGTCGGCTCGACCTACGGCGGAGGACAGGCCGGCCGCATCCTCGTCGACGGCGTCGGCACGGCGTGGCCGCGCGACTTCTGGCCGGACACCTTCGATCCGGCAGTCGTGGACGAGGTGCACACGATCGAGGACGGGGTCGTCTATCGGACGCTCCGCCGGCTCGCCGCCGAGGAGGCGCTGCTGCTCGGGCCGTCGTCCGCGCTCGCGGTGGCGACAGCGCTGCGGCTGGCCAGGGAGGCGGCACCGGACTCCGTGATCGCGGCCATCGCCCCGGACGGCGGGATCAACTACCTCACCAAGGCGTTCGACGACGCGTGGCTCACCGCCGCGGGCGTCGGCGCCGACTGA
- a CDS encoding sulfurtransferase gives MIDAAELAGLLASTAPPRVLDVRWKLGGPPGAEEFAKGHIPSAVYVDLDTELAGHGEPTDGRHPLPDEADFQAAARRWGLRSGDAVVVYDAVSGTSAARLWWLLRHAGVSDVRVLDGGLEAWVAAGGRLGAQGARPEPGDIRLRFGALPTLDADAAAALPGRGVLLDARAGERFRGEVEPVDPRAGHIPGAVSAPTSATLAPDGRMLAAPELAAHFAALGVGPDTAVGVYCGSGVTAAHAALALEAAGLPVPALYPGSFSAWSNDPSRPVATGA, from the coding sequence TTGATCGACGCAGCCGAGCTCGCCGGCCTCCTCGCATCCACCGCACCGCCCCGGGTGCTCGACGTCCGCTGGAAGCTCGGCGGTCCTCCCGGGGCAGAGGAGTTCGCGAAGGGCCACATTCCCTCTGCCGTATACGTCGACCTGGACACCGAACTCGCCGGCCACGGCGAGCCGACGGACGGCCGGCATCCGCTTCCGGATGAGGCCGACTTCCAGGCGGCGGCTCGGCGCTGGGGACTCCGGAGCGGCGATGCCGTCGTCGTCTACGACGCCGTCTCCGGCACCTCGGCCGCCCGGCTGTGGTGGCTCCTCCGGCACGCGGGCGTCAGCGACGTGCGCGTCCTCGACGGCGGTCTCGAGGCCTGGGTCGCGGCCGGCGGCCGGCTGGGGGCGCAGGGAGCGCGTCCGGAGCCCGGCGACATCCGGCTGCGGTTCGGCGCGCTTCCGACGCTCGACGCCGACGCGGCGGCCGCGCTGCCCGGGCGCGGGGTGCTGCTGGACGCCCGCGCCGGCGAGCGGTTCCGCGGCGAGGTGGAGCCGGTCGACCCGCGCGCCGGGCACATCCCCGGGGCGGTGAGCGCGCCGACCTCCGCCACGCTGGCGCCCGACGGGCGGATGCTCGCGGCGCCGGAGCTGGCCGCGCACTTCGCGGCGCTCGGTGTCGGCCCGGACACCGCGGTCGGCGTCTACTGCGGGTCCGGTGTCACCGCCGCCCACGCCGCGCTCGCGCTCGAAGCGGCGGGACTCCCGGTGCCCGCGCTGTATCCCGGCTCGTTCTCCGCCTGGTCCAACGACCCGTCCCGCCCGGTCGCGACCGGGGCCTGA
- a CDS encoding cell wall-binding repeat-containing protein has protein sequence MIRRAGAAVTLVAAIGLLAGCASAPTAPQAVGRQAEPAGLTAPKPSTPADTGTPAPAPAPGPGGAADTTPQPGGPSDLPQGLSAAVQRDLGISPQHYLDQAQTAATASNILPALEKSGVKAADVWIDDTTIRVHTTSATQERAVSALGADPTAATPPTAPEVSTSFSSYDNLDNGQGWYLELNADYISICSTGFNGYRSGAKALVTAGHCLLANDPVPADPVTAYRYNQTKPNQDATAAGLPIGNLDSTSFQFGGGRDAGIIPVTGGAQTPRPLTSTWNGSTLPVRGTITATNGASICKSGRTTGWTCGKVVAVNETVTVDDTKTVNSVVTTMCMYHGDSGGAAMIGNYAVGINSAGSWSSVACKDKGAFSTVFPMQGAPDSVMSAHPDWEPAVQLDAPTVATSAGAAGSAAVTGKLTNATTADSVSVSVDGTPIGTAPVAANGTWSVPATSVTAGMHLVTAVSRYGANSASATTTAAVQVGSVSSRRLSGLDRYATAAAVSQAGFPDSSTPVKTVYIASGENFPDALVAGPAAAAEGGPVLLTKPTTLPTVIGTEVQRLNPGKVIIVGGTGAVSAGVEKSLRTLLPDATVERRQGADRYATARAVVAGAYTGTPIANLYIATGQDFPDSLSASAAGAFNGSPVLTIPGNANTLDATTKAFIQSLHPAAISVVGGTGVVTAPIYTQLAGLVTGSAANLHRYSGPDRFSTSQAVAQAAFPAGSGGTVLLASGLNYPDALVGSALAGALHQPMLITLPTCVANATALTMGGWKTTAITLLGGAGSVSDAVAGMKRC, from the coding sequence ATGATTCGTCGCGCAGGTGCGGCCGTGACTCTGGTCGCGGCGATCGGTCTGCTTGCGGGGTGCGCGAGCGCGCCCACCGCACCGCAGGCCGTCGGCAGACAGGCGGAACCGGCAGGGCTCACGGCGCCGAAGCCGTCGACACCCGCCGACACCGGTACCCCGGCCCCGGCGCCGGCACCGGGCCCGGGCGGCGCAGCCGACACGACGCCGCAGCCGGGCGGACCGTCCGACCTGCCGCAGGGCCTGAGCGCGGCGGTCCAGCGCGACCTCGGCATCTCGCCCCAGCACTACCTCGACCAGGCGCAGACGGCCGCGACGGCCTCGAACATCCTGCCGGCGCTCGAGAAGAGCGGCGTCAAGGCCGCCGACGTCTGGATCGACGACACGACGATCCGCGTGCACACGACGAGCGCCACACAGGAGCGCGCGGTCTCGGCCCTCGGCGCCGACCCGACCGCCGCGACGCCACCGACGGCGCCGGAGGTCTCGACCTCCTTCTCGTCGTACGACAACCTGGACAACGGCCAGGGCTGGTACCTCGAGCTGAACGCCGACTACATCTCCATCTGCTCGACCGGCTTCAACGGATACCGCTCGGGCGCGAAGGCGCTCGTCACGGCCGGCCACTGCCTGCTCGCGAACGACCCGGTTCCCGCCGACCCAGTGACGGCCTACCGCTACAACCAGACCAAGCCGAACCAGGACGCGACCGCGGCCGGCCTGCCGATCGGCAACCTCGACTCCACGTCCTTCCAGTTCGGAGGCGGACGCGACGCCGGCATCATCCCGGTGACCGGCGGCGCGCAGACACCTCGCCCGCTCACCTCCACCTGGAACGGCAGCACCCTTCCGGTGCGCGGCACGATCACCGCCACCAATGGCGCCTCGATCTGCAAGTCCGGACGCACCACCGGCTGGACCTGCGGCAAGGTCGTCGCGGTGAACGAGACGGTGACCGTCGACGACACCAAGACGGTCAACTCGGTGGTCACCACGATGTGCATGTACCACGGCGACAGCGGCGGCGCGGCGATGATCGGCAACTACGCGGTCGGCATCAACTCCGCCGGGTCGTGGTCCTCCGTCGCGTGCAAGGACAAGGGCGCCTTCTCCACGGTCTTCCCGATGCAGGGCGCGCCGGACAGCGTGATGAGCGCGCACCCGGACTGGGAGCCGGCGGTGCAGCTGGACGCGCCGACGGTCGCGACCTCCGCCGGGGCGGCGGGTTCCGCCGCGGTGACCGGCAAGCTCACCAACGCGACGACGGCGGACTCCGTGTCCGTCTCCGTCGACGGGACGCCCATCGGCACCGCGCCGGTCGCCGCCAACGGCACCTGGAGCGTGCCCGCCACCTCCGTCACTGCTGGGATGCACCTGGTCACCGCGGTCTCCCGTTACGGCGCGAACAGCGCGTCGGCGACCACCACCGCGGCCGTGCAGGTCGGCTCGGTCTCCTCCCGCCGTCTCTCGGGCCTTGACCGGTACGCGACGGCCGCGGCGGTCTCGCAGGCCGGGTTCCCTGACTCGTCGACCCCGGTGAAGACCGTGTACATCGCCAGCGGCGAGAACTTCCCGGATGCCCTCGTGGCAGGTCCGGCCGCCGCCGCGGAGGGCGGCCCTGTGCTGCTCACCAAGCCCACCACCCTGCCCACCGTCATCGGGACGGAGGTGCAGCGCCTGAACCCGGGGAAGGTGATCATCGTCGGCGGCACGGGCGCGGTGTCGGCCGGTGTCGAGAAGAGCCTGAGGACCCTCCTCCCGGACGCCACCGTCGAGAGGCGACAGGGCGCCGACCGGTATGCGACGGCGCGCGCCGTCGTCGCGGGTGCGTACACCGGCACGCCGATCGCGAACCTCTACATCGCGACCGGCCAGGACTTCCCCGACTCGCTGTCGGCCTCCGCGGCCGGTGCCTTCAACGGTTCGCCCGTGCTGACGATCCCCGGCAACGCGAACACCCTCGACGCCACGACGAAGGCCTTCATCCAGAGCCTGCACCCCGCCGCCATCTCGGTGGTCGGCGGAACCGGTGTGGTCACGGCGCCGATCTACACCCAGCTGGCGGGCCTCGTCACGGGTAGCGCGGCCAACCTGCACCGGTACAGCGGGCCGGACCGGTTCAGCACGTCGCAGGCCGTTGCGCAGGCCGCCTTCCCCGCGGGGAGCGGCGGCACGGTGCTGCTGGCCAGCGGCCTGAACTATCCGGACGCGCTGGTCGGCTCCGCCCTCGCGGGCGCCCTGCACCAGCCGATGCTGATCACCCTGCCGACCTGCGTCGCGAACGCCACCGCGCTCACCATGGGCGGCTGGAAGACCACCGCGATCACCCTGCTCGGCGGGGCCGGCTCCGTCTCCGATGCCGTGGCCGGGATGAAGCGCTGCTGA
- a CDS encoding ribonucleotide-diphosphate reductase subunit beta, giving the protein MGILGTGIEEGLLLKPVKYQWAMDLYDQAVANTWFPNEIQLGEDIADFKKMTDEERHAVTFLMSYFNPNELLVNKALAFGVYPYINAAEAHLYLAKQMWEEANHCMSFEYVLETFPIDREQAYNSHVDVPSMAKKEEFEVTFIKRMTEQALDITTTEGKQDFIRNLIAYNVILEGIWFYSGFMVALSFRQRNLLRNFGSLIDWVVRDESLHLKFGINLILTVLEENPDLQTPEFAAEIKQMILDAVEMEEQYNRDLLPGGILGLNANYINQYVKYLADRRLEELGFEAEYKVSNPAKWMATANDTLELVNFFESTNTSYESNAKASTGR; this is encoded by the coding sequence ATGGGCATCCTGGGAACGGGAATTGAAGAGGGCCTGCTGCTGAAGCCGGTCAAATACCAGTGGGCGATGGACCTGTACGACCAGGCCGTCGCGAACACCTGGTTCCCGAACGAGATCCAGCTGGGCGAGGACATCGCGGACTTCAAGAAGATGACCGACGAGGAGCGTCACGCGGTCACCTTCCTGATGAGCTATTTCAACCCGAACGAGCTCCTCGTGAACAAGGCCCTCGCCTTCGGCGTGTATCCCTACATCAACGCGGCCGAGGCGCACCTCTACCTCGCCAAGCAGATGTGGGAGGAGGCGAACCACTGCATGTCGTTCGAGTACGTCCTCGAGACGTTCCCGATCGACCGCGAGCAGGCATACAACTCCCATGTCGACGTGCCGTCGATGGCGAAGAAGGAGGAGTTCGAGGTCACCTTCATCAAGCGGATGACCGAGCAGGCGCTGGACATCACGACGACCGAGGGCAAGCAGGACTTCATCCGCAACCTCATCGCGTACAACGTGATCCTCGAGGGCATCTGGTTCTACTCGGGCTTCATGGTGGCGCTCTCGTTCCGTCAGCGGAACCTGCTGCGCAACTTCGGCTCGCTGATCGACTGGGTGGTGCGCGACGAGTCGCTGCACCTCAAGTTCGGCATCAACCTCATCCTCACGGTGCTCGAGGAGAACCCGGACCTGCAGACCCCGGAGTTCGCCGCCGAGATCAAGCAGATGATCCTGGACGCCGTGGAGATGGAGGAGCAGTACAACCGCGACCTCCTGCCCGGCGGCATCCTGGGCCTGAACGCCAACTACATCAACCAGTACGTCAAGTACCTGGCCGACCGCCGCCTGGAGGAGCTGGGCTTCGAGGCCGAGTACAAGGTCTCCAACCCGGCCAAGTGGATGGCGACCGCCAACGACACGCTGGAGCTCGTGAACTTCTTCGAGTCCACGAACACCTCGTACGAGTCCAACGCGAAGGCGTCCACCGGCCGCTGA
- a CDS encoding ribonucleoside-diphosphate reductase subunit alpha, which produces MAITVVKRNGEREPYDANKINLAIEHAAAGLDENITWVTQIASELELTLFDGITTQQLDEAVIQVALQNVKDDPAFDTVAARLLLKTIYKRVLGDYESFDELVELHTSHFRAYIERGVSETLLDSRFTGLFDLDRLAGYLDPSRDELLKYIGVVTLNNRYGIKARNGDSLEVPQYFWMRIAMGLSLNEADPTSHAIAFYDKMSKLEYLAAGSTLVNAGTAYPQLSNCFVMEMQDDIEHIAKSVRDVMWLTKGTGGIGLSVTKLRAQGSPIRSNNTTSTGPIPFMHTIDSVLRAVSRGGKKFGALCFYMENWHMDFPEFLDLRQNSGDPYRRTRTANTAVWISDEFMKRVQNDQDWYLFDPLEVADLNELYGKEFSERYQHYVDEAEAGNLRMFKKISARSQFKDILMSLQTTSHPWLTWKDTINNRALNNNTGTIHLSNLCTEITLPQDRDNVSVCNLASINLSRHLVDGKMDFARIEESARQAVRQLDNLIDITVSSVPEADFSNQQNRAIGLGVMGFTDVVEKLGLSYESEEAYALIDEIMEHVSYAAIDESADLAQERGAYPNFEGSRWSQGLVPYDSIALTEADRGTPITVDRTIRLDWDRLREKVKGGMRNATLMAIAPTASIGLVAGTTPGFDPQFSQIFSRSTSSGKFLEVNRNLVSALQERGLWEETRESILRSQGDIQGIAAIPDEIKAAFKTSFQLSPYAFIEVAARAQKWIDQAISRNMYLETRDLGDMMDIYYAAWEKGVKTTYYLHMKPRHQAEQSTVKVNKSEEISGGRKGFASVGAAAPATPAAESASAPAPAAPARRGFGFGGLSTNTAGGDK; this is translated from the coding sequence GTGGCTATCACTGTCGTGAAGCGCAACGGCGAGCGCGAGCCGTACGACGCGAACAAGATCAACCTGGCGATCGAGCACGCCGCCGCCGGGCTGGACGAGAACATCACCTGGGTCACCCAGATCGCGAGCGAGCTCGAGCTGACCCTGTTCGACGGCATCACCACCCAGCAGCTGGACGAGGCGGTCATCCAGGTCGCCCTCCAGAATGTGAAGGACGACCCCGCGTTCGACACGGTGGCCGCGCGCCTGCTCCTCAAGACGATCTACAAGCGCGTCCTCGGCGACTACGAGAGCTTCGACGAGCTGGTCGAGCTGCACACCTCCCACTTCCGGGCGTACATCGAGCGCGGCGTCTCCGAGACCCTGCTCGACTCCCGCTTCACGGGCCTCTTCGACCTCGACCGCCTCGCCGGTTACCTCGACCCGTCGCGCGACGAGCTGCTCAAGTACATCGGCGTCGTGACCCTCAACAACCGCTACGGCATCAAGGCGCGCAACGGCGACTCCCTCGAGGTCCCGCAGTACTTCTGGATGCGCATCGCGATGGGCCTCTCCCTCAACGAGGCCGACCCCACCAGCCACGCGATCGCGTTCTACGACAAGATGTCGAAGCTCGAGTACCTGGCCGCCGGCTCCACGCTGGTGAACGCCGGCACCGCCTACCCGCAGCTCTCTAATTGCTTCGTCATGGAGATGCAGGACGACATCGAGCACATCGCCAAGTCGGTCCGCGACGTCATGTGGCTCACCAAGGGCACCGGCGGCATCGGCCTCTCGGTCACCAAGCTCCGCGCCCAGGGCTCGCCCATCCGCTCCAACAACACCACCTCCACGGGCCCGATCCCGTTCATGCACACCATCGACTCGGTGCTGCGCGCGGTCAGCCGCGGCGGCAAGAAGTTCGGCGCCCTCTGCTTCTACATGGAGAACTGGCACATGGACTTCCCGGAGTTCCTCGACCTGCGCCAGAACTCGGGCGACCCGTACCGCCGCACCCGCACGGCGAACACGGCGGTGTGGATCAGCGACGAGTTCATGAAGCGCGTGCAGAACGACCAGGACTGGTACCTCTTCGACCCGCTGGAGGTCGCCGACCTCAACGAGCTCTACGGCAAGGAGTTCTCGGAGCGCTACCAGCACTACGTCGACGAGGCCGAGGCCGGCAACCTGCGCATGTTCAAGAAGATCAGTGCGCGGTCGCAGTTCAAGGACATCCTGATGAGCCTGCAGACCACCAGCCACCCGTGGCTGACCTGGAAGGACACCATCAACAACCGCGCCCTGAACAACAACACGGGCACGATCCACCTCTCCAACCTCTGCACCGAGATCACGCTGCCGCAGGACCGTGACAACGTCTCCGTCTGCAACCTGGCCTCGATCAACCTGTCGCGTCACCTGGTCGACGGCAAGATGGACTTCGCCCGCATCGAGGAGAGCGCCCGCCAGGCGGTCCGCCAGCTGGACAACCTCATCGACATCACGGTGTCGAGCGTCCCGGAGGCGGACTTCTCCAACCAGCAGAACCGCGCGATCGGTCTCGGCGTGATGGGCTTCACCGACGTCGTCGAGAAGCTCGGCCTCAGCTACGAGAGCGAGGAGGCGTACGCCCTGATCGACGAGATCATGGAGCACGTCTCGTACGCGGCGATCGACGAGAGCGCCGACCTCGCCCAGGAGCGCGGCGCGTACCCGAACTTCGAGGGATCGCGCTGGTCGCAGGGCCTGGTGCCGTACGACTCGATCGCGCTCACCGAGGCCGACCGCGGCACCCCGATCACGGTGGACCGCACGATCCGCCTCGACTGGGACCGCCTCCGCGAGAAGGTCAAGGGCGGGATGCGCAACGCGACCCTCATGGCCATCGCGCCGACCGCGTCCATCGGTCTCGTCGCCGGCACCACCCCCGGCTTCGACCCGCAGTTCTCGCAGATCTTCAGCCGTTCGACCTCCTCGGGCAAGTTCCTCGAGGTCAACCGCAACCTGGTCAGCGCGCTGCAGGAGCGCGGCCTCTGGGAGGAGACCCGCGAGTCCATCCTGCGCTCGCAGGGCGACATCCAGGGCATCGCGGCCATCCCGGACGAGATCAAGGCCGCCTTCAAGACCAGCTTCCAGCTCTCGCCGTATGCCTTCATCGAGGTGGCGGCCCGCGCCCAGAAGTGGATCGACCAGGCGATCAGCCGCAACATGTACCTCGAGACGCGCGACCTCGGCGACATGATGGACATCTACTACGCCGCGTGGGAGAAGGGCGTCAAGACGACCTACTACCTGCACATGAAGCCGCGTCATCAGGCCGAGCAGTCGACCGTCAAGGTCAACAAGTCCGAGGAGATCTCGGGAGGACGCAAGGGCTTCGCGAGCGTCGGTGCTGCCGCGCCCGCCACCCCGGCCGCCGAGAGCGCATCGGCTCCGGCCCCCGCTGCTCCCGCCCGCCGCGGGTTCGGCTTCGGCGGCCTGAGCACCAACACCGCGGGAGGTGACAAGTGA
- a CDS encoding MFS transporter has protein sequence MSSYSSLLKTPGVARIIAAQLTARFPFGMLSLAFLLHIERIHHSYGAAGLVLGAMSIGQAIAGPMTSRLMGVLGMRAVLWTTLAFCAAAVAAIGVFVMPIPLTMAVAFFAGLSMPPIQPAVRTIYPKMVNSRQLTPLFSLDASSQEIIWIAGPVAITFVSTQIGTVEGILMSVAIMLLGGFWFIASPEVGRVRIPRSKRRFGVVLTRPPVLLATVVGFLLIGSCSAVEAGVVATFGEGSPLAGIVLAIWSLGSLVGGLAFGHVPIGPWATARRMLIVFVGIVLSTFMLWSWWGLSITLLIAGLGIAPALAVLFAIVSASVKFSDTAEAYGWVGTGQLIGAALGSAVAGFLIDSSGAIGAFWVAGAFALVGFVVPALAHRFHPDLRGRDASPIPDTEPVPVQPS, from the coding sequence GTGAGCAGCTACTCGAGCCTTCTGAAGACGCCGGGCGTCGCGCGGATCATCGCCGCCCAGCTGACCGCCCGGTTCCCCTTCGGCATGCTCTCGCTGGCGTTCCTGCTCCACATCGAGCGCATCCACCACTCCTACGGAGCGGCCGGACTCGTGCTCGGCGCCATGAGCATCGGTCAGGCGATCGCCGGCCCGATGACGAGCCGCCTGATGGGCGTGCTCGGCATGCGCGCCGTGCTGTGGACGACGCTCGCCTTCTGCGCCGCGGCGGTCGCGGCGATCGGCGTCTTCGTCATGCCGATCCCGCTCACGATGGCCGTCGCGTTCTTCGCCGGTCTCAGCATGCCGCCCATCCAGCCGGCCGTGCGCACGATCTACCCGAAGATGGTCAACTCCCGGCAGCTCACCCCGCTGTTCTCGCTGGACGCGTCGTCGCAAGAGATCATCTGGATCGCCGGCCCGGTCGCGATCACGTTCGTCTCAACGCAGATCGGCACCGTCGAGGGCATCCTCATGTCGGTGGCGATCATGCTGCTCGGCGGCTTCTGGTTCATCGCGTCGCCCGAGGTCGGGCGCGTGCGCATCCCGCGCAGCAAGCGGCGGTTCGGGGTGGTCCTGACCCGCCCGCCCGTGCTGCTCGCGACCGTCGTCGGCTTCCTGCTCATCGGCTCGTGCTCCGCTGTCGAGGCCGGTGTCGTCGCGACCTTCGGCGAGGGGTCGCCGCTCGCCGGAATCGTGCTGGCGATCTGGTCGCTCGGCTCTCTGGTCGGCGGCCTTGCGTTCGGCCACGTGCCGATCGGGCCCTGGGCGACCGCACGCCGGATGCTCATCGTGTTCGTCGGCATCGTGCTCTCCACGTTCATGCTCTGGTCGTGGTGGGGCCTGTCGATCACGCTCCTCATCGCCGGTCTCGGCATCGCGCCCGCGCTCGCGGTGCTGTTCGCGATCGTCTCGGCGAGCGTGAAATTCTCCGACACCGCCGAGGCATACGGCTGGGTCGGCACCGGACAACTGATCGGCGCCGCGCTCGGCTCCGCCGTCGCCGGCTTCCTCATCGACTCCAGCGGGGCAATAGGCGCGTTCTGGGTCGCCGGCGCCTTCGCACTGGTCGGCTTCGTGGTCCCGGCCCTCGCGCACCGCTTCCACCCCGACCTGCGCGGCCGCGACGCCTCCCCGATCCCGGACACCGAGCCGGTCCCGGTCCAGCCCTCGTAG